In Lottiidibacillus patelloidae, the genomic window AATATTCGCATCTAAGATTGTAGCTAAAGATCTTCTGTTCCCCGAGCGGAATGCAGATAATGTCGTCTTTCCAATACGAAGTTCCTCTTTAATACGTTCATACGTAATAATATTCGCATCTACTGCCATACCTACACCTAAGATTAAAGCAGCTATTCCAGGTAATGTTAAGACTGCATTTAGCCCTTCAAATACAACTAATATTAAGTAAATATAAGCGCTTAATGTAACAACTGCTACAACGCCTGGCAGACGGTAATAGAAAATCATAAATAAGAATATTAGTGCAACACCGATAGCACCTGCAAAAATTGTTTTATTCATTGACTCTTCGCCAAGCTTTGCACCTACAGATTGTGAGTAGATTTCCTCTAACTTAACTGGTAGTGCACCCGCATTTAAAATCTCTGCTAAGTTCGTTGCTTCGTCAACTGTGAAATTTCCTTCTATCACAATATCTTTTTGGGTTAATACTTCATTAACTCTTGGTGCAGAAATAAATTTACGTGCATATTCTGGCTTTTCTAGTTCTGCAGCATAAGAGTCTCCTTCTTCGTAATCAAGCCAAATAACTAAGAAGTTTTCTGGATACATATTTTTAATTTTTCTTGTAATATCTTCAAAAACTTTAGCATCTTTAAGTGTAATAGCTACGAGCGGTTCATTTTGTTCATTATAAGATAATCTTGCTGATTTTAATTCAGATCCGTTCATCATTTCAACATCATTAACATCACGGAACGTAAGGTTTGCTTCTGTTGATAATAAGTCGCGTGCTTCGCTTTGATCTTCAACTCCTGCAAGTTGTACACGAATACGGTCCGAACCTTCAGGAACAATATCTGGTTCTGCAACGCCGATTACGTCAATACGCTTCCATAAAGCAGAAATCGCACTTTTAATCATGTCTTCTGTAACTTCATCACCTTCAAGCGGATGTACTTGATAGAGGATTTCAAAGCCACCTTGTAAATCTAGTCCTAACTTAATTTCATCAGTAGTTGTTTTTCCAAAATAACCGATTACTGAACCTATCAGTAAAACGATCATAAAAAAGATTGCTATACGCCCTTTTCTTACCATAATCTGTAATTTCCTCCTTCATGATGAAGCCGCTAAAAAGTTTTATGTACACGCGACATTTGCCTTATTTCATAATGTTTAATTATGCTATAGACTAATTTTTCTGTCAATTTTCCTTTTTAAAATCCTCAAATGTTGACATCCAATCGTCATTAGTAATTGCTTCTGTCGTTAACCAGTTCATATAGTCGGTTGGTGTCACTCTCAAAATGTCATTGATCAAGTCATGCATAAGTGGCTCTTCCGTTTTCTTCTTTCTTTTCTTTAAAACGACTTTCCAAATTTCATCTACAGTAGCACGTTCATATCCTAACATATGCAATTCCTCTAATTTGCTCGTAATGACTGGTAAAGCTCTTTCTTTCCAAACTGCCATATTTTGCTCCAACATGTAACCCCCTTTTATCATTTAAAAAATTGAGTACAAAACGATGCCTACCGCTAATCCGGCAATTACGACACCTGTCGCTATAGACCAAAATGCGTATCTTAAGCCGATGCCAAATAAACTCGCAGCAACACAAGCACTATAAGCTCCTGTTGTCGGTAATGGTACGGCGGTAAATAAAATTAGCCCTATTGCCCCGAACTTTTCAACATTTTTACTTTTGCTTAATGTTCGATGATAAAGCCAGTGATAAAAACGTTCATATCGTTTATATCTCATTAACCATTTACTAATTGGTTGAAATAATAATAGCATCGGTATAATTGGTAAAAGATTTCCTAATACACTATATAAGAATGCTTCAGGAAATGAAAAACCGTAAGTAAATGCTAAAGGCATGCCTCCTCGTAATTCTAACACAGGCATTGCTGAAACAATCATTACTAAAATTTCTTCTGGTAAAAAGTTTAAATTCTCTGCTAAAAACTGTCTTAATGCTTCTTTCATAATTCACCTCGATAACTTGTCATGCTTGCCCACTTACTAAGCATATAAATAAATAGAGAAAATATCTATAGTTTCTAGAAAGTAGGGGCAATTAAATGTCAAAACAAACGTTTTTAAAGGGAACGTTTATCTTAGTAATGGCCGGTCTAATCACTCGTATATTAGGGTTTATTAATCGAATCGTCGTAGCCCGAATTATGGGACAAGAGGGTGTTGGCCTTTATATGATGGCAGTTCCAACACTATTATTAACGATTACTTTAACACAGTTAGGTTTACCAGTAGCCATCTCTAAACTAGTTGCTGAAGCTGAAGCAATGGGAGATAAACGAAAGGTAAAACGCATATTAGTTGTGTCATTATCAATTACTATTATTTTAAGTATTATCTTTACATCAGGAATGATATTACTTGCACCTTTTTTAGCGAAAACAATGTTAACCGATGCTAGAACTTATTACCCACTAATAGCCATTTCACCAATTGTACCTATTGTCGCAATTTCAGCTGTCTTGCGTGGGTATTTTCAAGGGATGCAAAACATGCGTCCATCTGCATATTCACAAGTAATTGAGCAAGTTGTGCGAATTACGCTCGTTGCAGTGCTAACAAAAGCTTTCTTACCTTATGGTATTGAATTTGCTGCTGCAGGGGCAATGTTCTCTGTCGTGTTAGGAGAGCTTGCATCTTTAGTCTACATGATTACAATGTTTAAACTTAAAAAGCGCGTGAAAGTTCGGCGAAATTTCTTTAAACAATTAGCAAAAGGAAAAGAAACGTTTCAATCATTGATGGCCGTTGCTTTACCGACAACTGGTAGTCGATTAATTGGTTCATTATCATACTTTTTCGAACCTATCGCTGTCGCACAAAGTTTAGCAATTGCTGGAATAGCTACTTCTATAGCAACAAAACAATATGGTGAATTAGCAGGTTTTGCCGTTCCATTATTGTTTTTGCCAACCTTTATCACATATTCCATATCTACCTCATTAGTTCCTGCGATTAGTGAGGCAAAGGCGCAAAAAAAATATATATTAATTGAGCACCGTTTGCAGCAGGCGATGAGGCTGGCACTTATATCAGGAGGAATATCCTTCGTTGTTCTCTATGTCTTTGCCGTACCGATAATGGATTTAATGTATAATGCTCCCAAAGTTGCAGTTTATGTAGAAGTTTTAGCACCATTTTTCATTTTCTTATACTTTCAAGGTCCTTTACAAGCAACACTTCAAGCATTGGAACTAGCTAAGGCTGCTATGATTAATAGTTTAATCGGTGCAGTAGTTCGTATTTTAGCAATCTTCGCTTTAACTTCTCGACCTGACTTAGGAATTATGGGCGCTGCTCTCGCTCTTGGCTTAGGAATTGTATTAGTAACCTTACTGCATTTCGCTACTGTAGTTAAAGCAATAGGGTTCTCAATTTATATTCGTGATTATGCCAAGGCAATACTAATTATTATTATATCAGGAATTGCTGGTCATCAGTTATATACAAATGTATTTACATCTTTTAATTTATTAGGAAATACAATTTTAGCAATATCTTCGACTGTCATTATTTATTCGGTATTTCTTTTACTATTTAATTTAATAAAAAGAAAAGAAGTGTTATTAATACCTGTCATCGGTAAACCTTTAGCATTACTTATTCCTAAAAACAAAAAGTAACCATCACTATTTTATGATGGTTACTTTTTTATTTCTCATCTTTTAAATCAACAAAAAATGTGCCATTTTCATCAATCGTACAAAAGGAAATCTTCTTTATTTCCTTAAAGCCTAGCTTCCTTAACTCTTGCCGGAGCCAAAACTCCGATTTATTTATTTTCCCCAAATGATCTTCTTGTACTTTCCCATCCAGAATAATCGCTAACGGTAATCTAAGTTGTGGATATAGGACATTTTTACGTTGTTTATTATTCCCTTTATTTTTTTCAATAACAGATAACTTTCCAGAAGGTTCTAATATTGCAAATTCCACATCAGAAACTTTTGCGACATCTTTTTCTCTTAGTTGAACTAATAAGTCGTCAAAGTTATACCGTTGTTTCTTCATTTCATTCTCATCAATTTTCCCATTCTTAATTAATACGGAAGGTTTATTATCAACAATCTCTCTAAATTTTTCACTTTTTAAAGAAACAATTGCTAAAGAAACTTGGATAATTAGTAATAAAAAAATAGGTATTAGAGATTGAAGCATAGGCGTTTTTGGATCTTCAATTGAAATTACCGCTAGTTCAGCAATCATGATTGAAACGACAAAATCAACAATACCTAATTGACCAATTTCTCTTTTACCCATTACGCGAAAGACAAAAACAATTATCGCATATAAAACAATTGTCCGAACAAGGATCGTACCATATTCCAATGCATCCATCCTCCTTCATGAATAGTTTTACCTAAATAACTATCTTCATGTTACGAAGGATTTGGAAATGCAAAACTTATTAAAAGAAAATTAAAAATCGGAAATATAAATACGTCGTAGAAATGATTAATGAGACAATAACTACCGGAAATCCAATTTTTACAAACTCCATAAAATGGACTGGTTCCTTTGCTCGTAATGCAAGTCCTGCTACAACTACATTTGCTGAAGCACCAATTAACGTTGCATTTCCTCCAAGGCAAGCTCCTAACGCAAGTGACCACCATAAAGCATCGATATTAACCATTCCATAAGATTGAAATTCAGAAATTACTGGTATCATCGCTGCTACAAAGGGAATATTATCAACAAATCCTGAAAAAATTCCTGATGTCCATAATATTAAAAGCGCTGTTTTAGGAAGATCTCCTTCTGTATAATAAATAATCTTTTTCGCAAACTCATCAATTAACCCTACGCTCTCTAAGCCCCCAACAAGCATAAATAATCCGATAAAGAAGAATAATGTAACCCATTCTACAGATTTAAATACTTCTTCAGCATCATGTTCTTTATGTGTCAATAACATGAGCAGAAGTGCACCCGACATCGCAACGCTCGTTAAATCAATATGTAAAATCGGATGTAAAATAAAGCCGGCGATAGTCATTAAAAGAACGGAAACTGATTTTATTAATACCGGACCTTTCTTTAAATAGTCTGTAGGATTGATCTGCATTATATTCTCTTGTTGCAATGATGTTATTGACAATTTATCTTTATAAAAATAAGCGAGTCCAAACAATATTATAATTAGAATAAATAATGCTACAGGCGCTAAATTAATTAAGAAGTCATTGAATGTTAAATGGTTAACGGCTTGCCCAATCATGATGTTTGGGGGATCACCAATTAATGTAGCCGTACCACCAATGTTTGAGCTAATTATTAATGCAATTAAATAAGGCACTGGAGGAACTTCAATTAGTTTCGTAATCGTTAGCAGAATTGGAACAAATAAAAGCACTGTCGTAACATTGTCTAAAAAAGCAGAGCCAATAGCTGTTAGTGTTGAAGTTACAATCAATAATGGCACTGGTTTCCCTTGAACAGATTGAGCTACTTTGATTGCGATAAATTCAAACACACCAGTTTTGCTCGTTATTGAAACTAAAATCATCATTGAAAATAATAAGCCAATTGTTTTCCAATCAATAAATTCTAAAAACACTAAATCAAGATCATATATACCTGTTACAAGTAAAAATAATCCTCCACCACAGGCAATAATTGCTCGATTTATTTTCTCCGTCATAATAAAGCCATAGCATATTATAAACGTTAAAAGGACTAAAGTCGTGTCCATCCATGTAGTCTCCTTCCGTCATTCCTTAGTACATCCTATGCAACAACTTGTCTTTTCTATTAATAGTTCTTTAAACTTTTAAAAAAGTTTTTCACTTCTAAATAGTCCAAGTTTGAATAAGATGTACTAAAACAAGCTTTATGCTAAGGAGAGGTGGAAGCTATATGCTAAAACGTGAGAACATGATGGCGATGGGATATGGACTTTTAACAATATTAATACTCATTATTTCAGCAAGTTTAATTATTTCTTTATTGCTCAAATTCACTAGTCTGGAAGAAGGATCTTTTAACTGGCTATTTTATGCTCTTACTTTTATTACATTATTTATCGGTGGCTTCATTTCTGGTGGGAAGGCGAAGGAAAAAGGCTGGATGATTGGGCTAGGAACTGGTCTTTTATATACATTAGTTGTCTTCTTTGTCCAATATTTAGGTTACCAAGATGCATTCTCAATGGAGCAATATGTTCATCATGGAACTGGCATATTATCGGCAATGTTTGGTGGGATGTTAGGGGTAAATGTAGCGAAATAAGAAAAGCTGAAGCAATCGGTTAACGGCGTAATAGCTGGAACACTCTGATTAAGATAAAGGATACACGAATAGCAATGCTATTCGATGTAGACTTATCGAAATGAAGAGTGTGAAGCTTTCTAGACGTTGATTGCTGAAGCTGGACAATAGAAAATCGAGGCGAACGCTCAGCGACGTATAAGCTGGAGCACTTTGTTTGTGATAAAGGAAGCATCGAAATGGAAAGGCGACTGTTCATCATCAACGATGGAACTGGAATACTACGAATGAGATAAAGGAAACACAAAAAGCGTAGCGTTTTGATGTTGACTTATCGAAAGCTCCCGCTCAGCGAGGTATAAGCTAATCACTATATCTTGAGCATAAGAAAAAGCGAATCAATTAAGATTCGCTTTTTTACTTACATTTCATTCTTAACTTCACGCACAGCGTGAATATCGTATGTAAGACGAGTGTTATCTCCAGTTGTAATGACAACTGTACTTTCATCAATCGCATCAATTGTTCCGTGTAACCCACCAATTGTTACAATTTTATCGCCTTTTTGTAGCTCGCTTTGCATTTTAGCAATAGCTTTTTGCTTTTTTTGTTGTGGTCTAATTAATAAAAAGTAAAACAAAACAAACATTAACAATAAAGGTAAAATATTAGCCATGAAAAAATCCTCCCTTCAACCATCATTCTATTTTTAGAAGTTTTTCGCATTAGGTTTATTAAAGCCGTATTGCTCGAAAAACTCTTCTCTGAAGTCTCCTAAGCGATCTTCTGAAATTGCCTTGCGAACCTTCTCCATTAATTTTATCAGAAAATGCAAGTTGTGGTAAGTACAAAGACGCAATCCGAATGTTTCATTGCTTTTTATTAAATGTCTAATGTACGCTCGGCTGTAATTTTTACAAGTATAGCAATCACATTTTTCATCTAACGGTCTAAAGTCACGTGCATATTTTGCATTTCGAACAACTAAACGACCTTCACTTGTCATTAACGTTCCGTTTCTTGCGATTCGAGTAGGTAACACGCAGTCAAACATGTCTACGCCTCTTATTGCACCGTCAATTAACGAATCTGGTGAGCCAACTCCCATTAAGTAACGCGGCTTATTAGAAGGTAATTCTGGCGTTGTGAATTCAAGAACACGATTCATCACGTCTTTTGGCTCCCCAACGGATAATCCGCCAATTGCATAACCAGGAAAATCTAAAGAAACTAAATCTTTAGCACTTTGTTTTCTTAGTTCTTCATATTCTCCACCTTGTACAATTCCAAACAACCCTTGATCTTCCGGACGTTTATGTCCTTCAAGACATCTTTCAGCCCAGCGACTCGTTCTTTCCACTGATTTTTTCATGTAATCAAATTCAGCAGGGTAAGGAGGACATTCATCAAATGCCATCATAATATCTGAGCCTAAGTCGTTTTGAATTTCCATTGCTTTTTCCGGTGATAAAAATAGCTTTTCACCATTTAAGTGATTACGGAAGTGTACCCCTTCTTCCTCAATTTTGCGGAGATCACTTAAACTAAAAACTTGGAAACCACCTGAGTCAGTTAAAATTGCACCGTCCCAGTTCATGAATTTATGCAAGCCACCTGCTTCACGAATAATATCATTACCAGGGCGAAGCCATAAATGATATGTATTACTTAAAATGATGTTCGCACCCATGTCTTTTATCTCTCCAGGAGCCATCGTTTTAACAGTAGCAAGCGTACCTACTGGCATAAATACCGGCGTATCAAAACTTCCGTGTGGCGTATGAACTTTACCTAATCTCGCTCCTGTTTGTTTACACGTTTTTATTAATTCATATCTAATTGCTG contains:
- a CDS encoding post-transcriptional regulator; the protein is MLEQNMAVWKERALPVITSKLEELHMLGYERATVDEIWKVVLKKRKKKTEEPLMHDLINDILRVTPTDYMNWLTTEAITNDDWMSTFEDFKKEN
- a CDS encoding COG2426 family protein is translated as MKEALRQFLAENLNFLPEEILVMIVSAMPVLELRGGMPLAFTYGFSFPEAFLYSVLGNLLPIIPMLLLFQPISKWLMRYKRYERFYHWLYHRTLSKSKNVEKFGAIGLILFTAVPLPTTGAYSACVAASLFGIGLRYAFWSIATGVVIAGLAVGIVLYSIF
- the spoVB gene encoding stage V sporulation protein B; the encoded protein is MSKQTFLKGTFILVMAGLITRILGFINRIVVARIMGQEGVGLYMMAVPTLLLTITLTQLGLPVAISKLVAEAEAMGDKRKVKRILVVSLSITIILSIIFTSGMILLAPFLAKTMLTDARTYYPLIAISPIVPIVAISAVLRGYFQGMQNMRPSAYSQVIEQVVRITLVAVLTKAFLPYGIEFAAAGAMFSVVLGELASLVYMITMFKLKKRVKVRRNFFKQLAKGKETFQSLMAVALPTTGSRLIGSLSYFFEPIAVAQSLAIAGIATSIATKQYGELAGFAVPLLFLPTFITYSISTSLVPAISEAKAQKKYILIEHRLQQAMRLALISGGISFVVLYVFAVPIMDLMYNAPKVAVYVEVLAPFFIFLYFQGPLQATLQALELAKAAMINSLIGAVVRILAIFALTSRPDLGIMGAALALGLGIVLVTLLHFATVVKAIGFSIYIRDYAKAILIIIISGIAGHQLYTNVFTSFNLLGNTILAISSTVIIYSVFLLLFNLIKRKEVLLIPVIGKPLALLIPKNKK
- a CDS encoding DUF421 domain-containing protein — translated: MEYGTILVRTIVLYAIIVFVFRVMGKREIGQLGIVDFVVSIMIAELAVISIEDPKTPMLQSLIPIFLLLIIQVSLAIVSLKSEKFREIVDNKPSVLIKNGKIDENEMKKQRYNFDDLLVQLREKDVAKVSDVEFAILEPSGKLSVIEKNKGNNKQRKNVLYPQLRLPLAIILDGKVQEDHLGKINKSEFWLRQELRKLGFKEIKKISFCTIDENGTFFVDLKDEK
- a CDS encoding ArsB/NhaD family transporter; translation: MDTTLVLLTFIICYGFIMTEKINRAIIACGGGLFLLVTGIYDLDLVFLEFIDWKTIGLLFSMMILVSITSKTGVFEFIAIKVAQSVQGKPVPLLIVTSTLTAIGSAFLDNVTTVLLFVPILLTITKLIEVPPVPYLIALIISSNIGGTATLIGDPPNIMIGQAVNHLTFNDFLINLAPVALFILIIILFGLAYFYKDKLSITSLQQENIMQINPTDYLKKGPVLIKSVSVLLMTIAGFILHPILHIDLTSVAMSGALLLMLLTHKEHDAEEVFKSVEWVTLFFFIGLFMLVGGLESVGLIDEFAKKIIYYTEGDLPKTALLILWTSGIFSGFVDNIPFVAAMIPVISEFQSYGMVNIDALWWSLALGACLGGNATLIGASANVVVAGLALRAKEPVHFMEFVKIGFPVVIVSLIISTTYLYFRFLIFF
- a CDS encoding TIGR04086 family membrane protein, with amino-acid sequence MLKRENMMAMGYGLLTILILIISASLIISLLLKFTSLEEGSFNWLFYALTFITLFIGGFISGGKAKEKGWMIGLGTGLLYTLVVFFVQYLGYQDAFSMEQYVHHGTGILSAMFGGMLGVNVAK
- the yajC gene encoding preprotein translocase subunit YajC, coding for MANILPLLLMFVLFYFLLIRPQQKKQKAIAKMQSELQKGDKIVTIGGLHGTIDAIDESTVVITTGDNTRLTYDIHAVREVKNEM
- the tgt gene encoding tRNA guanosine(34) transglycosylase Tgt; translated protein: MTAIRYELIKTCKQTGARLGKVHTPHGSFDTPVFMPVGTLATVKTMAPGEIKDMGANIILSNTYHLWLRPGNDIIREAGGLHKFMNWDGAILTDSGGFQVFSLSDLRKIEEEGVHFRNHLNGEKLFLSPEKAMEIQNDLGSDIMMAFDECPPYPAEFDYMKKSVERTSRWAERCLEGHKRPEDQGLFGIVQGGEYEELRKQSAKDLVSLDFPGYAIGGLSVGEPKDVMNRVLEFTTPELPSNKPRYLMGVGSPDSLIDGAIRGVDMFDCVLPTRIARNGTLMTSEGRLVVRNAKYARDFRPLDEKCDCYTCKNYSRAYIRHLIKSNETFGLRLCTYHNLHFLIKLMEKVRKAISEDRLGDFREEFFEQYGFNKPNAKNF